In Calothrix sp. PCC 7507, one DNA window encodes the following:
- a CDS encoding DUF1822 family protein, translating into MEILIQLLLGIFNVQLLQGLLVNRLDAIVIAPILENVVNNLTQKDKHSSQELEKALNLCFLSALQTIVRESHKELIGLSIIQRYRGVTIYPPEHREDLQWLDWKLKQLIKDIKQVKRLKHVDILLQSIEEIVSLLTPEGELLVKEKLIAIALKNDSVPECYAAKIKASLFEKLCDNFAAEINHNPGLRDIIQLKVLVNINNKLAGNQLKIPNLEKPVHSSEARRRVKLEFDIEKLDAARLEAIEQHLQTVLGDSSIKLRRIEEGSMELYFDGSEKGMKKLDALFKSGELKEILDIPVQSVDSDVSFSEVVVNLSQWLQNIIVAGWQTVEEVLGTETNKLVVARSAVGSEGIIRAQRIDLETEQTSTSLALTVAIQPQANDNRKISLELYPIGNTTLPLSLKCLVLDTSEQVIKQVQTEKPERWIRIDINGKTTEYFRLKIEFGDFSTIRSFVI; encoded by the coding sequence TTACTAGGAATATTCAATGTCCAGCTGTTACAAGGACTATTAGTTAACAGATTAGATGCAATTGTAATCGCTCCTATTCTTGAAAATGTTGTTAATAACCTCACACAAAAAGATAAGCATAGCAGTCAAGAGTTAGAAAAAGCACTCAACCTTTGTTTTTTGTCAGCCCTACAAACTATAGTTAGAGAATCTCATAAAGAACTGATTGGCTTATCTATTATACAGCGTTATCGAGGAGTAACTATCTATCCACCGGAACACCGAGAAGACTTACAATGGCTAGACTGGAAGCTAAAACAGCTTATTAAAGATATTAAGCAAGTCAAGCGTTTAAAACATGTTGATATCCTGTTGCAATCTATAGAAGAAATCGTATCATTGCTCACACCAGAAGGTGAGTTATTAGTTAAAGAAAAGCTCATCGCCATAGCACTCAAAAATGATTCTGTACCAGAATGTTATGCAGCCAAAATAAAGGCAAGTTTATTTGAAAAATTGTGCGATAACTTTGCAGCAGAAATCAATCACAACCCTGGATTAAGAGATATTATTCAGTTGAAAGTATTAGTCAATATTAATAATAAATTAGCAGGTAATCAATTAAAAATCCCAAATTTAGAGAAGCCTGTACACTCATCTGAAGCCAGACGTAGAGTCAAACTAGAGTTCGACATAGAAAAATTGGATGCAGCACGTTTAGAGGCGATCGAGCAGCATCTCCAGACAGTTTTGGGTGATAGTTCAATAAAACTACGAAGAATTGAGGAAGGTTCTATGGAGCTATATTTTGATGGTTCTGAAAAAGGCATGAAAAAACTTGATGCTCTTTTCAAATCAGGAGAATTGAAAGAAATATTAGATATTCCTGTACAAAGTGTAGATTCTGATGTTTCATTTAGCGAAGTAGTAGTAAATTTAAGCCAATGGCTACAAAATATTATTGTCGCTGGTTGGCAGACAGTAGAAGAAGTGTTGGGTACAGAAACAAACAAACTAGTTGTTGCTAGAAGTGCTGTTGGTAGCGAAGGAATTATACGGGCACAACGAATTGATTTAGAAACTGAGCAAACATCTACCTCATTAGCCTTGACTGTTGCTATACAACCGCAAGCTAATGATAATAGAAAGATTAGTCTGGAATTGTATCCAATTGGTAATACCACTCTGCCATTGAGTCTTAAATGTTTAGTACTGGATACATCTGAACAGGTTATTAAACAAGTCCAAACAGAAAAACCTGAGCGATGGATTCGTATAGATATTAATGGCAAAACAACAGAGTATTTTCGGTTAAAAATCGAGTTTGGTGATTTTAGTACAATTAGAAGCTTTGTGATTTAA